DNA from Kluyveromyces marxianus DMKU3-1042 DNA, complete genome, chromosome 8:
CTTTGGACATGGCCTCCAATGTTTTCATATCAGGAGGGAATGCAAAAATACCGAACCTCCGTCAACGTATCGTGAACGAGTTTACTGAGTTTTTGCCCGTGGGTACACCACTAAACGTTAACTGTGCCAAGGACGTTTCAAAAGATGCATGGAGAGGAATGGCCAAGCTATCTAGGAGCGATTACTACAAGGATACCTACGTcaccaaaaaagaatacgAGGAGTTTGGTACGgaatatataaaagaacACAACCTTGGAAATGTTCAATATGTAGACTGATTTACAATGTGAAAAGTTTAAGATGTATTATAAAATTGAaagtatattatattaatacGACTTTAAAAtaattatcattatttctttggaaaAACTAAATGTACACTTAAGGACCACTACCAGAACAAGGAgtgttatatatatgtttatCTGTATATATGCccttggtttctttgtaATAAAATGCCGGAATTATTTATATGAATGCCTGTAAAGGAACCTTCTATTCACCTACTCTTTATCAGATTTGGAGTGAGCTGGTTTTTTGCTGTGTGGATTGATACCCTTCTTGAGAAGACTGACCTTCTTAGATTTCTCAATGTACTTCttgtcatcttcatcatcgaaGCTTGCGAAATCATCCTTGATaataccttcttcaagagctTCTTGTCTAGCAGCagcttccttttcctttgcACTGGCTTGGTTATCATCAAACTTAGATGGACCGATCTTTTGGAACTTGGcaacaaagaaaccatCAACGTTATAGGTATGTGGGTAGTATCTTCTAGTCAATTTCACACTTGGGTGGAAAGTCTTACCTCTAAAGCTGGTGAAACCTTCCTTACCGATAGCCAATTTAGTTTCGACTAATTTAACATTTGGTCTCTTCCTTAGCGCATAATCTACAACagcttcattttcttctacGGCAACAGAACATGTAGAATACACGATGACACCACCTGTTTTAGAATTACAGTCCACAGAGTCGATAGCAGACAATAAAAGTTGCTTCTGTAGATGTGGGATTTGCATGAAATCCTTCTCGGTACGAGAGACTTTAACACTTTGATCCTTACCAATAACACCTGTACCGGAACATGGCGcatcaagaagaattctATCGAAACCACCAATAACCTTAGGGAACTCACGGGCATCGTAGTTACATACGATGGTGTTGGTGCACCCTAGACGATGAATATTAGCAATCAAAGACTTAGTTCTTGCCTTGTTAGCATCGTTAGCAAACACACAACCAGTATTTTTCATCAAGGCAGAGATATAAGTAGTCTTACCACCTGGAGCAGCAGCCATATCTAGAATACGTTCGTTTTCTTGAGGGTCCAATGCAATGACtggaaggaaggaagaagCCGCTTGTAGAATATAGTGACCAGCCAAATATTCTGGAGTGGCACCAATTGGAACTTGAGAATCAAAGATTTGCAAACCAACCTTGGTCCAAGTACCAATAGGCTGCAAGTTGACACCACGGTTAACTAAAGTTTGAGCCaaatctcttcttcttgtttttagTGTGTTAGTTCTGATAGTTACAGGTCTTGCGATTTCGTTAGCTTCAAAGAATTCCATAGCTTCAGCTGGCGAAAAGAGGTTGAACAACTTCTCAGCCAAAAATGGTGTGTAACCAAAGTATTGGCATATATCCTTTAGTAATCTATCAACATATTCAGCTCTAGACTTACCTTCAGCTCCTAGTTGCTTGAAATCTTCCAACACCTTGACAATTTCAATCATACGTGTTCTGACAGCTGTTAGATCTGGAGGACCTTGGGCCTCAATAGCTTCTTGCTCAGGAGTTGGCAAAACCTCAGCTCTTGGTTGCATTTTGTCACCTTCAACTAAttcagcttcagcttcttcttgttctaaCTGAGCCTCTTCGTCCAACTTCATGGACAAAGCTTCCATGTTAGCAGCATTCAAATCTTCAATGTCTGCGTCCTCATCATCTGAAAACAATGGGCGTTCTTGCacatcctcatcctcatcattCTCATATTCTTGTTCCAAGTCAAACTCATCCTTCAaatcctcatcttcatcttcaccctcatcttcctcatcgtcATCAAACAAGGTCTTCTTGGCTGCTGCCAACTCCTTCAAATCAACTTCAGGTAAATCCTTTTCAGCTTCCTTCAACTTGCTCAACTGTTCAGCTtcctcctcatcttccTGGCTCTTCTTAGATttactcttcttcaccttcttaTTCACACGCTTGTCCTCAGAACGCTCACCATCTGCAGGTctctttgtcttcttttctttcctttgttGATTTCTCTCCTTCTTAGCTTGGAACTCCTCCAAAGATGGAGGAGCTGCTTGCATATGTTTCAAACGCCTGCTACCCATATTTCCCGTCGCTTCAGTTGCTTTAAGGTCCTATTCCCTCTCCACTATCTAGCCTTCTATCTTGACTTCTTTTCACTTATTCaagcgatgagatgcgatgagcttgtCCACTTTTATccagaaagaaaattttACTATggtgaaaaattgaaaaagaaataactTTTGGTTATGGCAGAGAGTTGAGATTGAAAAATTGGGCAAtaagcgatgagatgagatgagatgcgatggGATAAAGTGAAATTAAAGAGCGACTTTATTGATTCCGAGGGTATACTGTTGATTACGTAGGTGTACTGACGCATACTTTGTCAGGATCTAGCAAGAATGGATGTTGTTCGCGATATTAGTGCTAACCAGCATGTTTTGATTCGTTTGCCCAGTGATAATCTTAAGATTGTTGAGTTGAAGGCTCATTCGATAGTTTCTCTCGGTAAATTCGGTGCATTCAGGGTGAATGATATCATTGGGTACCGTTACGGTACAACCTTTGAGATTGTATATGATGGAATAAAGGAGGAGTTTGTAAAGGGAACACAAACGCTAATTGGGAAAGTGAAGGTTTTGGAGAGCCGTTCGAAGGCTTCCAGCCCACCGATCGAAAACAGCAGTGAATCCAACCGAGGTTTGATTAATTTGGGTAGCGATGTGCAGGAGATGTCGATGGAAGAGATTGAGGCAATGAAAAGGGAAGCAGCTTCTGGCGATGCAattatttcaaagatgatTGAGTCTCACAAGAGTTTCCACCAAAAGACAGTACACTCCCAGGAGAagtatttgaaaagaaagaagcaaaagttTGCCAAGTTCTTCACAGTGGAATATCTAGACAGTTCTGGCCTACTACACTACTTAATCGATAAAGGAGATATCCTAAGAGTGATGGACATCTCCCAAGAATCCATGGGTATGGCATTGAATCTAGCCAACGTTAGCAGCAACGGAGAGTATCTATGTATTGATGAAACAGGCGGTCTGATAGTGTATGCAATGCTTGAGAGAATGTTTGGTGGAAACAGTAAATCTACGGCAACCGGTTcgattgttgttgttcacGAGAATGAACATCCAaatcttgatcttttgaaGTTCTCCAACTACCCAGAATCGTTCATACAAAAACATGTCAAAACGATATCTGTATTGgatttctttgaaccaCCGAGTGAAGAAACT
Protein-coding regions in this window:
- the NOP2 gene encoding rRNA (cytosine-C5-)-methyltransferase NOP2 translates to MGSRRLKHMQAAPPSLEEFQAKKERNQQRKEKKTKRPADGERSEDKRVNKKVKKSKSKKSQEDEEEAEQLSKLKEAEKDLPEVDLKELAAAKKTLFDDDEEDEGEDEDEDLKDEFDLEQEYENDEDEDVQERPLFSDDEDADIEDLNAANMEALSMKLDEEAQLEQEEAEAELVEGDKMQPRAEVLPTPEQEAIEAQGPPDLTAVRTRMIEIVKVLEDFKQLGAEGKSRAEYVDRLLKDICQYFGYTPFLAEKLFNLFSPAEAMEFFEANEIARPVTIRTNTLKTRRRDLAQTLVNRGVNLQPIGTWTKVGLQIFDSQVPIGATPEYLAGHYILQAASSFLPVIALDPQENERILDMAAAPGGKTTYISALMKNTGCVFANDANKARTKSLIANIHRLGCTNTIVCNYDAREFPKVIGGFDRILLDAPCSGTGVIGKDQSVKVSRTEKDFMQIPHLQKQLLLSAIDSVDCNSKTGGVIVYSTCSVAVEENEAVVDYALRKRPNVKLVETKLAIGKEGFTSFRGKTFHPSVKLTRRYYPHTYNVDGFFVAKFQKIGPSKFDDNQASAKEKEAAARQEALEEGIIKDDFASFDDEDDKKYIEKSKKVSLLKKGINPHSKKPAHSKSDKE
- the GCD10 gene encoding tRNA 1-methyladenosine methyltransferase subunit GCD10, with the protein product MDVVRDISANQHVLIRLPSDNLKIVELKAHSIVSLGKFGAFRVNDIIGYRYGTTFEIVYDGIKEEFVKGTQTLIGKVKVLESRSKASSPPIENSSESNRGLINLGSDVQEMSMEEIEAMKREAASGDAIISKMIESHKSFHQKTVHSQEKYLKRKKQKFAKFFTVEYLDSSGLLHYLIDKGDILRVMDISQESMGMALNLANVSSNGEYLCIDETGGLIVYAMLERMFGGNSKSTATGSIVVVHENEHPNLDLLKFSNYPESFIQKHVKTISVLDFFEPPSEETIKDSFHPLSQEEINELKSNRKSAYFRRLKWYNNQLANIKVAHKIYDGLLVASTLYLPTLIPRLGSRIHGSRPIVCYSQYKEPLLELSHSLYDNLNYLAPTLIETRCRPYQTVRGKLHPLMTMKGGGGYLMWCHRVIPAIEPKMNPETQVKENSDTAVVEEEGEEVEEKVMKEKQEEQVEQEEPALKKIKV